One window from the genome of Pyrobaculum ferrireducens encodes:
- a CDS encoding zinc metalloprotease HtpX: protein MELWLLAALYIASLAASIYLVPRFAGSPRWRHVFYGSMALIVAAIALAGLAVVAPLLFPVVWLTQALLGIRDYLVAFAVLAVASAFVMYMASPHLINMFFSPRPDPELQRIVDAVSARLGGKVKAKAVVVEGPPNAFAYGNFHTSRYVAVTTGLLETASRDELEAVVGHELGHHINKDTPIMSAVGILPSLAYYTGIASIILGLAYRGRHTPLALAYGVVMIVVSFVVQLLVLSFSRLREYYADMHGAKAAGKEAMMRALAKIHKYYSQNPDALKKSLKTTGFKALFIYALVNAAANPLIDITPDEVKHLMKQPTSLLEEILSSHPPIPKRLNVLEKI, encoded by the coding sequence ATGGAGCTGTGGCTGTTGGCGGCGCTGTATATAGCGTCGCTGGCGGCCTCTATATACCTTGTCCCCCGCTTCGCCGGATCGCCCAGGTGGAGACACGTCTTCTACGGCTCCATGGCCTTGATAGTGGCCGCCATAGCGCTCGCCGGCTTAGCAGTCGTGGCGCCTCTCTTGTTCCCAGTGGTGTGGCTCACGCAAGCGCTCCTCGGGATTAGGGACTACCTAGTGGCCTTCGCCGTGCTGGCGGTCGCCTCGGCCTTCGTCATGTACATGGCCTCCCCCCACCTCATCAACATGTTCTTCTCCCCACGCCCAGATCCAGAGCTCCAGAGAATAGTCGACGCGGTCTCCGCGAGGCTCGGCGGCAAGGTGAAGGCCAAGGCCGTGGTCGTCGAGGGGCCGCCCAACGCCTTCGCCTACGGCAACTTCCACACCAGCAGATACGTGGCGGTCACAACCGGCCTCCTGGAGACAGCCAGCCGCGACGAGCTCGAGGCCGTGGTAGGCCACGAACTCGGCCACCACATAAACAAAGACACCCCCATAATGTCGGCAGTTGGAATACTGCCCTCCCTAGCCTACTACACCGGCATAGCCTCCATAATACTGGGCCTCGCCTACAGAGGAAGACACACGCCCTTAGCCCTAGCCTATGGCGTCGTCATGATAGTGGTGTCCTTCGTAGTGCAGCTACTAGTCCTCTCCTTCAGCAGGCTGAGGGAGTACTACGCAGACATGCACGGAGCCAAAGCCGCCGGCAAGGAGGCCATGATGCGCGCCCTAGCCAAGATACACAAATACTACAGCCAAAACCCAGACGCCCTCAAAAAATCCCTAAAAACCACCGGCTTCAAAGCACTCTTCATATACGCCCTCGTAAACGCCGCCGCAAACCCACTAATAGACATAACCCCCGACGAGGTGAAACATCTAATGAAACAGCCAACCTCACTCCTAGAGGAAATACTATCGTCACACCCACCAATACCCAAGAGACTGAACGTACTCGAAAAAATCTAG
- a CDS encoding ATPase domain-containing protein, with amino-acid sequence MSKRRDDLSALEGVGPKTLEKLRELGVTSVEHLAEFTVEELVEAGIEYDRAVKILQQALQRVGGARPVTLREIRQRQVRAFKTGLSDFDEKTPWRGVREAFIYEFAGEYGAGKSMFAHQLSVAALKEGFTEKVVYIDTEGTFNDRLVEAVARRFGVDVEKVGDALYVYQPANVVQLEQIVKFDLPRHINEGCRLVVIDTITALYRAEFVGREHLAARQQRIHYLVDWLRRHARTFGLTTVLTNQVMDVPEIFAAGAKRPAGGNVLAHAVNARFMMSRPNKQKPEGHMWPLDVPGMPPDVRIEYRLTDAGLE; translated from the coding sequence GTGTCTAAGAGGAGAGACGACCTCTCCGCGCTGGAGGGGGTCGGGCCCAAAACTCTGGAGAAGCTGAGGGAGCTGGGGGTGACGTCGGTGGAGCACCTCGCCGAGTTCACCGTAGAGGAGCTGGTGGAGGCTGGGATAGAGTACGACAGAGCCGTCAAAATACTGCAGCAAGCCCTCCAGAGGGTGGGCGGCGCCAGGCCCGTCACACTGAGAGAAATCAGGCAGAGACAGGTCAGGGCCTTCAAGACGGGGCTCTCCGACTTCGACGAGAAGACCCCCTGGCGCGGGGTCAGGGAGGCCTTTATATATGAATTCGCCGGGGAGTACGGCGCGGGGAAGAGCATGTTCGCCCACCAGCTCTCAGTCGCCGCGCTTAAGGAGGGCTTCACTGAGAAGGTGGTCTACATAGACACGGAGGGCACCTTCAACGACAGGCTGGTGGAGGCCGTGGCTAGGAGATTCGGCGTCGACGTGGAGAAGGTGGGGGACGCGCTGTATGTATACCAGCCGGCCAACGTCGTCCAGCTGGAGCAGATAGTGAAGTTCGACCTGCCGAGGCACATCAACGAGGGTTGCAGACTCGTCGTAATAGACACAATAACCGCCCTCTACCGCGCCGAGTTCGTGGGCAGAGAGCACCTAGCCGCCAGGCAGCAGAGAATACACTACCTCGTCGACTGGTTGAGGAGACACGCCAGGACCTTCGGCTTGACGACAGTCCTCACAAACCAGGTGATGGACGTCCCCGAGATATTCGCCGCCGGCGCCAAGAGGCCGGCCGGCGGCAACGTGCTGGCGCACGCAGTAAACGCCAGGTTCATGATGTCGAGGCCGAACAAACAGAAGCCGGAGGGCCACATGTGGCCCCTAGACGTGCCCGGCATGCCCCCCGACGTCAGGATAGAGTACAGGCTGACAGACGCCGGGCTTGAATGA
- a CDS encoding serine hydrolase, with translation MKSLESFILDKMAATKLPSVAFAIVKGGEAAYINALGFRDLERGLPATPATIYGIGSITKSFTALCILKLAEEGRLSLDDEVEKYVPVKLRPRGETVRIRHLLTHTSGLPALGYAEAYIDGLLCAGGAWMPAAKPQDIIPFLEGSDEWTVAKPGERFFYLNEGYVLLGMVVEKVTGSPYWDCVKNNILKPLGMTRTRPATEEVLKDADVAKPYYPDPERGVPTPGRIPLGITSDGGLMSSAADMAKYVSMLINRGVYNGVEIISRRAIEEAEKGRVDTPWKLLGDEKYGYGLVTSTNFLGRRLVAHGGNVLVYTAYMAYLPEEKLGVAILANSSGYPTSYIALYALAQALGRDPERELPFLLREKVMKKLEGTYRGYRGTVTYTVKAKGDYLIVRGRWGEELYLLPEEVGENYAKFQTYTRGYKTAVEFHIEKDKVKMLLERYLLVKTEAA, from the coding sequence ATGAAGAGCCTCGAGTCCTTTATACTCGACAAGATGGCAGCCACAAAACTACCCAGCGTCGCCTTTGCCATCGTCAAAGGGGGCGAAGCCGCCTACATAAACGCCCTGGGGTTTAGAGACCTCGAGCGGGGCCTACCCGCAACGCCAGCCACGATATACGGCATAGGGTCCATAACCAAATCCTTCACAGCCCTCTGCATACTAAAACTCGCAGAGGAGGGCAGACTCAGCCTAGACGACGAGGTGGAGAAATACGTCCCGGTGAAGCTGAGGCCCCGAGGAGAGACAGTCCGCATACGCCACCTTCTCACCCACACCTCCGGACTCCCCGCGCTGGGATACGCCGAGGCCTATATCGACGGCCTCCTCTGCGCCGGTGGGGCGTGGATGCCCGCGGCGAAGCCCCAGGACATCATCCCCTTCCTAGAGGGGAGCGATGAGTGGACAGTGGCCAAGCCGGGGGAGAGGTTTTTCTACCTAAACGAGGGCTACGTCCTGCTAGGCATGGTGGTTGAGAAGGTCACCGGCTCGCCCTACTGGGACTGCGTGAAAAACAACATACTAAAGCCGCTGGGCATGACAAGGACCCGTCCAGCCACAGAGGAGGTGCTCAAAGACGCAGACGTGGCCAAGCCCTACTACCCAGATCCAGAGAGGGGAGTCCCCACGCCTGGCAGAATACCCCTCGGCATAACCTCGGACGGCGGGTTGATGAGTAGCGCCGCGGACATGGCGAAGTACGTCTCAATGCTGATAAACAGAGGCGTCTACAACGGCGTGGAGATCATAAGCAGAAGAGCAATAGAGGAGGCAGAGAAGGGCCGCGTAGACACGCCCTGGAAGTTGCTAGGAGACGAGAAATACGGCTACGGCCTCGTGACCAGCACAAACTTCCTAGGAAGGAGGCTGGTGGCCCACGGAGGCAACGTACTAGTCTACACAGCCTACATGGCCTACCTGCCCGAGGAGAAGCTGGGAGTCGCCATCCTAGCGAACTCAAGCGGGTACCCCACGTCCTACATAGCCCTGTACGCCCTCGCCCAGGCCCTAGGCAGAGACCCAGAAAGAGAGCTGCCATTCCTCCTAAGAGAGAAGGTGATGAAGAAGCTGGAGGGCACTTACAGAGGCTACAGAGGCACAGTCACCTACACCGTCAAGGCCAAGGGCGACTACCTAATAGTCAGAGGCAGGTGGGGAGAAGAGCTCTACCTACTCCCCGAGGAAGTCGGAGAGAACTACGCCAAGTTCCAAACCTACACACGCGGCTACAAGACCGCGGTGGAGTTCCACATAGAAAAAGACAAAGTAAAGATGCTCCTCGAGAGGTACCTACTCGTAAAAACAGAAGCCGCGTAG
- a CDS encoding acetamidase/formamidase family protein, protein MVVRISISRNRRCSDEEDICHNRWHPDIKPAAEVEPGEEVVLETRDAFDGQITDAPSVDDVVRADLGVVHPLTGPIYVKGAEPGDVLAVHILDITPDEFGFTVNVPGFGFLRDVFRDPYKIRWRISGFYAESPDLPNVRVPGAPFMGTIGVAPSRELLTKWRSREDEVAKKGGYVLPPDPRGAVPRREPIASEGLRTIPPRENGGNLDIKDLAPGSILYLPVFVKGALFSAGDAHFAQGNGEVCGTAIEMRASLRVKFEVVKDGMRRLGVTRPVFKPSPLVERFRNYFCLGGFNFHNAEDATQAARDAVLNMVSVLEGVGLNRYQAYLLFSVVGDLKLSQVVDVPNYTVSSCLPLDVFTKPIQLPV, encoded by the coding sequence ATGGTAGTAAGGATCTCCATATCCAGGAATAGGAGGTGCTCCGATGAAGAAGATATCTGCCACAACAGATGGCACCCCGACATAAAGCCAGCAGCCGAGGTCGAGCCGGGCGAGGAAGTCGTGTTGGAGACCAGAGATGCATTCGACGGACAAATAACCGACGCCCCCAGCGTCGACGATGTGGTCAGAGCAGATCTCGGCGTCGTACATCCACTGACAGGCCCCATATATGTAAAAGGCGCCGAGCCCGGCGATGTGTTGGCCGTCCACATATTGGACATAACGCCGGACGAGTTCGGCTTCACCGTCAACGTGCCCGGCTTCGGATTCCTCAGAGACGTCTTTAGGGATCCCTACAAGATAAGGTGGAGGATATCGGGCTTCTACGCCGAGTCCCCCGACCTGCCCAACGTGAGGGTGCCCGGGGCCCCCTTTATGGGCACCATCGGCGTGGCGCCGTCCCGCGAGCTCTTGACCAAATGGAGATCTAGAGAGGACGAGGTTGCGAAGAAGGGCGGCTACGTGTTGCCGCCAGACCCTAGGGGCGCGGTGCCGAGGAGGGAGCCCATAGCGTCAGAAGGCCTGCGGACGATACCGCCTAGGGAGAACGGCGGCAACCTAGACATCAAAGACCTAGCCCCTGGCTCTATCCTCTACCTGCCAGTATTCGTAAAAGGCGCCCTCTTCTCGGCCGGCGACGCCCACTTCGCACAGGGCAACGGCGAGGTGTGCGGCACGGCGATAGAAATGAGGGCCTCTCTCAGGGTCAAATTCGAGGTGGTGAAAGACGGCATGAGGAGGCTGGGCGTGACACGCCCAGTCTTCAAGCCATCCCCCCTCGTGGAGAGATTCCGAAACTACTTCTGCCTAGGCGGCTTTAACTTCCACAACGCCGAAGACGCCACCCAGGCCGCCCGCGACGCAGTGCTCAACATGGTATCCGTGCTTGAAGGCGTCGGCTTAAATAGGTACCAGGCATATCTGCTGTTCAGCGTCGTGGGCGACTTGAAGCTCAGCCAAGTAGTCGACGTGCCCAACTACACAGTGTCGTCGTGCCTGCCCCTAGACGTGTTCACCAAGCCGATACAGCTACCCGTGTAA
- a CDS encoding metallophosphoesterase yields MYRRVFLGSVVGVGLLGAVGAASVGVELRRLDLGLGRRVVFVSDLHIHGVSRLELPEYDVLLIGGDIYDRNTPGAWAVVEALAPLRGPKIAVLGNHEYWDRRRVPLGEGLRALEEAGVHVLRDDWVQVGPLRVHGLDWRDDPRTYPAVRDADVVLVHSPDAFQQAVGGLYLAGHTHGGQFCLPGGVPLITNSYYGYTQGIYRRGEAVMYVSRGVGEMLPRLWCNREVVLIT; encoded by the coding sequence GTGTATAGGAGGGTTTTTCTGGGGTCTGTGGTTGGTGTTGGGTTGCTGGGGGCTGTGGGGGCGGCTTCGGTGGGTGTGGAGCTGAGGCGGCTTGACCTCGGCCTTGGGCGCCGGGTTGTCTTCGTGTCTGACCTCCATATCCACGGCGTGTCTAGGCTGGAGCTTCCGGAGTACGACGTTCTTCTAATCGGCGGCGACATCTACGACCGCAACACGCCTGGGGCGTGGGCTGTGGTGGAGGCGCTGGCGCCGCTGAGGGGGCCGAAGATAGCGGTGCTGGGCAACCACGAGTACTGGGATAGGCGGCGCGTCCCGCTGGGGGAGGGGCTGAGGGCGCTGGAGGAGGCGGGGGTCCACGTCCTTAGAGACGACTGGGTGCAGGTGGGGCCGCTGAGGGTACACGGCCTAGACTGGCGGGATGACCCGAGGACCTACCCCGCGGTGAGAGACGCCGACGTGGTGCTCGTCCACTCGCCAGACGCCTTCCAGCAGGCTGTGGGGGGCCTCTACCTCGCTGGCCACACCCACGGGGGTCAGTTCTGCCTCCCGGGGGGCGTCCCGCTTATTACAAACAGCTACTACGGATACACCCAAGGCATATACAGGAGGGGGGAGGCTGTGATGTACGTGTCGCGGGGGGTGGGGGAGATGCTCCCACGGCTCTGGTGCAACAGAGAAGTGGTGTTGATAACTTAA